A section of the Drosophila subobscura isolate 14011-0131.10 chromosome A, UCBerk_Dsub_1.0, whole genome shotgun sequence genome encodes:
- the LOC117892502 gene encoding potassium voltage-gated channel protein Shaker isoform X6, producing the protein MTMWQSGGMGGHGSQNNPWMKLMGIVHKERRHTENVQSQSGSNERNLNQSLPKLSSQDEEGGAGHGFGGGPQHFEPIPHDHDFCERVVINVSGLRFETQLRTLNQFPDTLLGDPARRLRYFDPLRNEYFFDRSRPSFDAILYYYQSGGRLRRPVNVPLDVFSEEIKFYELGDQAINKFREDEGFIKEEERPLPDNEKQRKVWLLFEYPESSQAARVVAIISVFVILLSIVIFCLETLPEFKHYKVFNTTTNGTKIEEDEVPDITDPFFLIETLCIIWFTFELTVRFLACPNKLNFCRDVMNVIDIIAIIPYFITLATVVAEEEDTLNLPKAPVSPQDKSSNQAMSLAILRVIRLVRVFRIFKLSRHSKGLQILGRTLKASMRELGLLIFFLFIGVVLFSSAVYFAEAGSENSFFKSIPDAFWWAVVTMTTVGYGDMTPVGVWGKIVGSLCAIAGVLTIALPVPVIVSNFNYFYHRETDQEEMQSQNFNHVTSCPYLPGTLVGQHMKKSSLSESSSDMMDLDDGVESTPGLTDTHPGRSAAAAQFLGAQQQQQQQQQQQQQQLQQQPASSTSMSMSLDKQLQHPLQQHPLQQHPLQQQPYQSPTQPQPQHNGFKQQSTMSASAAATTSSASGSGSASGSGATTLTMRHNNALAVSIETDV; encoded by the exons GTCTTTGCCCAAATTGAGCAGTCAAGACGAAGAAGGGGGGGCTGGTCATGGCTTTGGTGGCGGACCGCAACACTTTGAACCCATTCCTCACGATCATGATTTCTGTGAAAGAGTCGTTATAAAT GTAAGCGGGCTGAGGTTTGAGACACAACTACGTACGCTTAATCAATTCCCGGACACGCTGCTCGGGGATCCGGCTCGGAGATTACGGTACTTTGACCCGCTTagaaatgaatatttttttgaCCGTAGTCGACCGAGCTTCGATGCGATTTTATACTATTATCAGAGTG GAGGCCGACTACGGAGACCGGTCAATGTCCCTTTAGACGTATTTAGTgaagaaataaaattttatGAATTAGGTGATCAAGCAATTAATAAATTCAG AGAGGATGAAGGCTTTATTAAAGAGGAAGAAAGACCATTACCGGATAAtgagaaacaaagaaaagtctGGCTGCTCTTCGAGTATCCAGAGAGTTCACAAGCCGCCAGAGTTGTAGCCATAATTAGTGTATTTGTTATATTGCTATCAATTGTTATATTTTGTCTAGAAACATTACCCGAATTTAAGCATTACAAG GTGTtcaatacaacaacaaatggcacaaaaaTCGAGGAAGACGAGGTGCCTGACATCACAGATCCTTTCTTCCTTATAGAAACGTTATGTATTATTTGGTTTACATTTGAACTAACTGTCAG GTTCCTCGCATGTccgaacaaattaaatttctgcaGGGATGTCATGAATGTTATCGACATAATCGCCATCATTCCGTACTTTATAACACTAGCGACTGTCGTTGCCGAAGAGGAGGATACGTTAAATCTTCCAAAAGCGCCAGTCAGTCCACAG GACAAGTCATCGAATCAGGCTATGTCCTTGGCAATATTACGAGTGATACGATTAGTTCGAGTATTTCGAATATTTAAGTTATCTAGGCATTCGAAGGGTTTACAAATATTAGGACGAACTCTGAAAGCCTCAATGCGGGAATTAGGTTTActtatatttttcttatttatag GCGTCGTACTCTTCTCATCGGCGGTTTATTTTGCGGAAGCTGGAAGCGAAAATTCCTTCTTCAAGTCCATACCCGATGCATTTTGGTGGGCGGTCGTCACCATGACCACCGTTGGATATGGTGACATGAC ACCCGTCGGCGTTTGGGGCAAGATTGTGGGATCACTGTGTGCCATTGCTGGTGTGCTGACAATCGCACTGCCGGTGCCGGTTATCGTCagtaattttaattacttCTATCACCGCGAAACGGACCAGGAGGAGATGCAGAGCCAGAACTTTAATCATGTCACTAGTTGTCCATATTTGCCAGGTACACTAG TAGGTCAACACATGAAGAAATCATCGTTGTCCGAGTCCTCATCGGATATGATGGATTTGGATGATGGTGTCGAGTCGACGCCGGGATTAACTGACACACATCCTGGACGTAGTGCGGCAGCGGCTCAGTTTTTGGGagcccagcaacagcagcagcagcaacagcagcagcagcagcagcaactgcagcaacagccagcatcGTCGacgtcgatgtcgatgtcgctCGATAAGCAGCTCCAACAtcccctgcagcagcacccactgcagcagcacccgctacagcagcagccgtacCAGTCGCcgacgcagccgcagccgcagcataaCGGCTTCAAGCAGCAGTCCACAATGAGTGCGAGCGCGGCGGCAACAACGAGTagcgccagcggcagtgggagtgccagcggcagcggcgccaCCACCCTCACCATGAGGCACAATAATGCCCTGGCCGTTAGTATCGAGACCGACGTTTGA
- the LOC117892502 gene encoding potassium voltage-gated channel protein Shaker isoform X14, with translation MAHITTTNGSLSQAPRSLPKLSSQDEEGGAGHGFGGGPQHFEPIPHDHDFCERVVINVSGLRFETQLRTLNQFPDTLLGDPARRLRYFDPLRNEYFFDRSRPSFDAILYYYQSGGRLRRPVNVPLDVFSEEIKFYELGDQAINKFREDEGFIKEEERPLPDNEKQRKVWLLFEYPESSQAARVVAIISVFVILLSIVIFCLETLPEFKHYKVFNTTTNGTKIEEDEVPDITDPFFLIETLCIIWFTFELTVRFLACPNKLNFCRDVMNVIDIIAIIPYFITLATVVAEEEDTLNLPKAPVSPQV, from the exons GTCTTTGCCCAAATTGAGCAGTCAAGACGAAGAAGGGGGGGCTGGTCATGGCTTTGGTGGCGGACCGCAACACTTTGAACCCATTCCTCACGATCATGATTTCTGTGAAAGAGTCGTTATAAAT GTAAGCGGGCTGAGGTTTGAGACACAACTACGTACGCTTAATCAATTCCCGGACACGCTGCTCGGGGATCCGGCTCGGAGATTACGGTACTTTGACCCGCTTagaaatgaatatttttttgaCCGTAGTCGACCGAGCTTCGATGCGATTTTATACTATTATCAGAGTG GAGGCCGACTACGGAGACCGGTCAATGTCCCTTTAGACGTATTTAGTgaagaaataaaattttatGAATTAGGTGATCAAGCAATTAATAAATTCAG AGAGGATGAAGGCTTTATTAAAGAGGAAGAAAGACCATTACCGGATAAtgagaaacaaagaaaagtctGGCTGCTCTTCGAGTATCCAGAGAGTTCACAAGCCGCCAGAGTTGTAGCCATAATTAGTGTATTTGTTATATTGCTATCAATTGTTATATTTTGTCTAGAAACATTACCCGAATTTAAGCATTACAAG GTGTtcaatacaacaacaaatggcacaaaaaTCGAGGAAGACGAGGTGCCTGACATCACAGATCCTTTCTTCCTTATAGAAACGTTATGTATTATTTGGTTTACATTTGAACTAACTGTCAG GTTCCTCGCATGTccgaacaaattaaatttctgcaGGGATGTCATGAATGTTATCGACATAATCGCCATCATTCCGTACTTTATAACACTAGCGACTGTCGTTGCCGAAGAGGAGGATACGTTAAATCTTCCAAAAGCGCCAGTCAGTCCACAGGTATGA
- the LOC117892502 gene encoding potassium voltage-gated channel protein Shaker isoform X7, which yields MTMWQSGGMGGHGSQNNPWMKLMGIVHKERRHTENVQSQSGSNERNLNQSLPKLSSQDEEGGAGHGFGGGPQHFEPIPHDHDFCERVVINVSGLRFETQLRTLNQFPDTLLGDPARRLRYFDPLRNEYFFDRSRPSFDAILYYYQSGGRLRRPVNVPLDVFSEEIKFYELGDQAINKFREDEGFIKEEERPLPDNEKQRKVWLLFEYPESSQAARVVAIISVFVILLSIVIFCLETLPEFKHYKVFNTTTNGTKIEEDEVPDITDPFFLIETLCIIWFTFELTVRFLACPNKLNFCRDVMNVIDIIAIIPYFITLATVVAEEEDTLNLPKAPVSPQDKSSNQAMSLAILRVIRLVRVFRIFKLSRHSKGLQILGRTLKASMRELGLLIFFLFIGVVLFSSAVYFAEAGSENSFFKSIPDAFWWAVVTMTTVGYGDMTPVGVWGKIVGSLCAIAGVLTIALPVPVIVSNFNYFYHRETDQEEMQSQNFNHVTSCPYLPGTLGQHMKKSSLSESSSDMMDLDDGVESTPGLTDTHPGRSAAAAQFLGAQQQQQQQQQQQQQQLQQQPASSTSMSMSLDKQLQHPLQQHPLQQHPLQQQPYQSPTQPQPQHNGFKQQSTMSASAAATTSSASGSGSASGSGATTLTMRHNNALAVSIETDV from the exons GTCTTTGCCCAAATTGAGCAGTCAAGACGAAGAAGGGGGGGCTGGTCATGGCTTTGGTGGCGGACCGCAACACTTTGAACCCATTCCTCACGATCATGATTTCTGTGAAAGAGTCGTTATAAAT GTAAGCGGGCTGAGGTTTGAGACACAACTACGTACGCTTAATCAATTCCCGGACACGCTGCTCGGGGATCCGGCTCGGAGATTACGGTACTTTGACCCGCTTagaaatgaatatttttttgaCCGTAGTCGACCGAGCTTCGATGCGATTTTATACTATTATCAGAGTG GAGGCCGACTACGGAGACCGGTCAATGTCCCTTTAGACGTATTTAGTgaagaaataaaattttatGAATTAGGTGATCAAGCAATTAATAAATTCAG AGAGGATGAAGGCTTTATTAAAGAGGAAGAAAGACCATTACCGGATAAtgagaaacaaagaaaagtctGGCTGCTCTTCGAGTATCCAGAGAGTTCACAAGCCGCCAGAGTTGTAGCCATAATTAGTGTATTTGTTATATTGCTATCAATTGTTATATTTTGTCTAGAAACATTACCCGAATTTAAGCATTACAAG GTGTtcaatacaacaacaaatggcacaaaaaTCGAGGAAGACGAGGTGCCTGACATCACAGATCCTTTCTTCCTTATAGAAACGTTATGTATTATTTGGTTTACATTTGAACTAACTGTCAG GTTCCTCGCATGTccgaacaaattaaatttctgcaGGGATGTCATGAATGTTATCGACATAATCGCCATCATTCCGTACTTTATAACACTAGCGACTGTCGTTGCCGAAGAGGAGGATACGTTAAATCTTCCAAAAGCGCCAGTCAGTCCACAG GACAAGTCATCGAATCAGGCTATGTCCTTGGCAATATTACGAGTGATACGATTAGTTCGAGTATTTCGAATATTTAAGTTATCTAGGCATTCGAAGGGTTTACAAATATTAGGACGAACTCTGAAAGCCTCAATGCGGGAATTAGGTTTActtatatttttcttatttatag GCGTCGTACTCTTCTCATCGGCGGTTTATTTTGCGGAAGCTGGAAGCGAAAATTCCTTCTTCAAGTCCATACCCGATGCATTTTGGTGGGCGGTCGTCACCATGACCACCGTTGGATATGGTGACATGAC ACCCGTCGGCGTTTGGGGCAAGATTGTGGGATCACTGTGTGCCATTGCTGGTGTGCTGACAATCGCACTGCCGGTGCCGGTTATCGTCagtaattttaattacttCTATCACCGCGAAACGGACCAGGAGGAGATGCAGAGCCAGAACTTTAATCATGTCACTAGTTGTCCATATTTGCCAGGTACACTAG GTCAACACATGAAGAAATCATCGTTGTCCGAGTCCTCATCGGATATGATGGATTTGGATGATGGTGTCGAGTCGACGCCGGGATTAACTGACACACATCCTGGACGTAGTGCGGCAGCGGCTCAGTTTTTGGGagcccagcaacagcagcagcagcaacagcagcagcagcagcagcaactgcagcaacagccagcatcGTCGacgtcgatgtcgatgtcgctCGATAAGCAGCTCCAACAtcccctgcagcagcacccactgcagcagcacccgctacagcagcagccgtacCAGTCGCcgacgcagccgcagccgcagcataaCGGCTTCAAGCAGCAGTCCACAATGAGTGCGAGCGCGGCGGCAACAACGAGTagcgccagcggcagtgggagtgccagcggcagcggcgccaCCACCCTCACCATGAGGCACAATAATGCCCTGGCCGTTAGTATCGAGACCGACGTTTGA
- the LOC117892502 gene encoding potassium voltage-gated channel protein Shaker isoform X4 — protein sequence MAAVAGLYGLGEDRQHRKKQQQQQQHQKEQLEQKEEQKKIAERKLQLREQQQRNSLDGYGSLPKLSSQDEEGGAGHGFGGGPQHFEPIPHDHDFCERVVINVSGLRFETQLRTLNQFPDTLLGDPARRLRYFDPLRNEYFFDRSRPSFDAILYYYQSGGRLRRPVNVPLDVFSEEIKFYELGDQAINKFREDEGFIKEEERPLPDNEKQRKVWLLFEYPESSQAARVVAIISVFVILLSIVIFCLETLPEFKHYKVFNTTTNGTKIEEDEVPDITDPFFLIETLCIIWFTFELTVRFLACPNKLNFCRDVMNVIDIIAIIPYFITLATVVAEEEDTLNLPKAPVSPQDKSSNQAMSLAILRVIRLVRVFRIFKLSRHSKGLQILGRTLKASMRELGLLIFFLFIGVVLFSSAVYFAEAGSENSFFKSIPDAFWWAVVTMTTVGYGDMTPVGVWGKIVGSLCAIAGVLTIALPVPVIVSNFNYFYHRETDQEEMQSQNFNHVTSCPYLPGTLVGQHMKKSSLSESSSDMMDLDDGVESTPGLTDTHPGRSAAAAQFLGAQQQQQQQQQQQQQQLQQQPASSTSMSMSLDKQLQHPLQQHPLQQHPLQQQPYQSPTQPQPQHNGFKQQSTMSASAAATTSSASGSGSASGSGATTLTMRHNNALAVSIETDV from the exons GTCTTTGCCCAAATTGAGCAGTCAAGACGAAGAAGGGGGGGCTGGTCATGGCTTTGGTGGCGGACCGCAACACTTTGAACCCATTCCTCACGATCATGATTTCTGTGAAAGAGTCGTTATAAAT GTAAGCGGGCTGAGGTTTGAGACACAACTACGTACGCTTAATCAATTCCCGGACACGCTGCTCGGGGATCCGGCTCGGAGATTACGGTACTTTGACCCGCTTagaaatgaatatttttttgaCCGTAGTCGACCGAGCTTCGATGCGATTTTATACTATTATCAGAGTG GAGGCCGACTACGGAGACCGGTCAATGTCCCTTTAGACGTATTTAGTgaagaaataaaattttatGAATTAGGTGATCAAGCAATTAATAAATTCAG AGAGGATGAAGGCTTTATTAAAGAGGAAGAAAGACCATTACCGGATAAtgagaaacaaagaaaagtctGGCTGCTCTTCGAGTATCCAGAGAGTTCACAAGCCGCCAGAGTTGTAGCCATAATTAGTGTATTTGTTATATTGCTATCAATTGTTATATTTTGTCTAGAAACATTACCCGAATTTAAGCATTACAAG GTGTtcaatacaacaacaaatggcacaaaaaTCGAGGAAGACGAGGTGCCTGACATCACAGATCCTTTCTTCCTTATAGAAACGTTATGTATTATTTGGTTTACATTTGAACTAACTGTCAG GTTCCTCGCATGTccgaacaaattaaatttctgcaGGGATGTCATGAATGTTATCGACATAATCGCCATCATTCCGTACTTTATAACACTAGCGACTGTCGTTGCCGAAGAGGAGGATACGTTAAATCTTCCAAAAGCGCCAGTCAGTCCACAG GACAAGTCATCGAATCAGGCTATGTCCTTGGCAATATTACGAGTGATACGATTAGTTCGAGTATTTCGAATATTTAAGTTATCTAGGCATTCGAAGGGTTTACAAATATTAGGACGAACTCTGAAAGCCTCAATGCGGGAATTAGGTTTActtatatttttcttatttatag GCGTCGTACTCTTCTCATCGGCGGTTTATTTTGCGGAAGCTGGAAGCGAAAATTCCTTCTTCAAGTCCATACCCGATGCATTTTGGTGGGCGGTCGTCACCATGACCACCGTTGGATATGGTGACATGAC ACCCGTCGGCGTTTGGGGCAAGATTGTGGGATCACTGTGTGCCATTGCTGGTGTGCTGACAATCGCACTGCCGGTGCCGGTTATCGTCagtaattttaattacttCTATCACCGCGAAACGGACCAGGAGGAGATGCAGAGCCAGAACTTTAATCATGTCACTAGTTGTCCATATTTGCCAGGTACACTAG TAGGTCAACACATGAAGAAATCATCGTTGTCCGAGTCCTCATCGGATATGATGGATTTGGATGATGGTGTCGAGTCGACGCCGGGATTAACTGACACACATCCTGGACGTAGTGCGGCAGCGGCTCAGTTTTTGGGagcccagcaacagcagcagcagcaacagcagcagcagcagcagcaactgcagcaacagccagcatcGTCGacgtcgatgtcgatgtcgctCGATAAGCAGCTCCAACAtcccctgcagcagcacccactgcagcagcacccgctacagcagcagccgtacCAGTCGCcgacgcagccgcagccgcagcataaCGGCTTCAAGCAGCAGTCCACAATGAGTGCGAGCGCGGCGGCAACAACGAGTagcgccagcggcagtgggagtgccagcggcagcggcgccaCCACCCTCACCATGAGGCACAATAATGCCCTGGCCGTTAGTATCGAGACCGACGTTTGA
- the LOC117892502 gene encoding potassium voltage-gated channel protein Shaker isoform X5 translates to MAAVAGLYGLGEDRQHRKKQQQQQQHQKEQLEQKEEQKKIAERKLQLREQQQRNSLDGYGSLPKLSSQDEEGGAGHGFGGGPQHFEPIPHDHDFCERVVINVSGLRFETQLRTLNQFPDTLLGDPARRLRYFDPLRNEYFFDRSRPSFDAILYYYQSGGRLRRPVNVPLDVFSEEIKFYELGDQAINKFREDEGFIKEEERPLPDNEKQRKVWLLFEYPESSQAARVVAIISVFVILLSIVIFCLETLPEFKHYKVFNTTTNGTKIEEDEVPDITDPFFLIETLCIIWFTFELTVRFLACPNKLNFCRDVMNVIDIIAIIPYFITLATVVAEEEDTLNLPKAPVSPQDKSSNQAMSLAILRVIRLVRVFRIFKLSRHSKGLQILGRTLKASMRELGLLIFFLFIGVVLFSSAVYFAEAGSENSFFKSIPDAFWWAVVTMTTVGYGDMTPVGVWGKIVGSLCAIAGVLTIALPVPVIVSNFNYFYHRETDQEEMQSQNFNHVTSCPYLPGTLGQHMKKSSLSESSSDMMDLDDGVESTPGLTDTHPGRSAAAAQFLGAQQQQQQQQQQQQQQLQQQPASSTSMSMSLDKQLQHPLQQHPLQQHPLQQQPYQSPTQPQPQHNGFKQQSTMSASAAATTSSASGSGSASGSGATTLTMRHNNALAVSIETDV, encoded by the exons GTCTTTGCCCAAATTGAGCAGTCAAGACGAAGAAGGGGGGGCTGGTCATGGCTTTGGTGGCGGACCGCAACACTTTGAACCCATTCCTCACGATCATGATTTCTGTGAAAGAGTCGTTATAAAT GTAAGCGGGCTGAGGTTTGAGACACAACTACGTACGCTTAATCAATTCCCGGACACGCTGCTCGGGGATCCGGCTCGGAGATTACGGTACTTTGACCCGCTTagaaatgaatatttttttgaCCGTAGTCGACCGAGCTTCGATGCGATTTTATACTATTATCAGAGTG GAGGCCGACTACGGAGACCGGTCAATGTCCCTTTAGACGTATTTAGTgaagaaataaaattttatGAATTAGGTGATCAAGCAATTAATAAATTCAG AGAGGATGAAGGCTTTATTAAAGAGGAAGAAAGACCATTACCGGATAAtgagaaacaaagaaaagtctGGCTGCTCTTCGAGTATCCAGAGAGTTCACAAGCCGCCAGAGTTGTAGCCATAATTAGTGTATTTGTTATATTGCTATCAATTGTTATATTTTGTCTAGAAACATTACCCGAATTTAAGCATTACAAG GTGTtcaatacaacaacaaatggcacaaaaaTCGAGGAAGACGAGGTGCCTGACATCACAGATCCTTTCTTCCTTATAGAAACGTTATGTATTATTTGGTTTACATTTGAACTAACTGTCAG GTTCCTCGCATGTccgaacaaattaaatttctgcaGGGATGTCATGAATGTTATCGACATAATCGCCATCATTCCGTACTTTATAACACTAGCGACTGTCGTTGCCGAAGAGGAGGATACGTTAAATCTTCCAAAAGCGCCAGTCAGTCCACAG GACAAGTCATCGAATCAGGCTATGTCCTTGGCAATATTACGAGTGATACGATTAGTTCGAGTATTTCGAATATTTAAGTTATCTAGGCATTCGAAGGGTTTACAAATATTAGGACGAACTCTGAAAGCCTCAATGCGGGAATTAGGTTTActtatatttttcttatttatag GCGTCGTACTCTTCTCATCGGCGGTTTATTTTGCGGAAGCTGGAAGCGAAAATTCCTTCTTCAAGTCCATACCCGATGCATTTTGGTGGGCGGTCGTCACCATGACCACCGTTGGATATGGTGACATGAC ACCCGTCGGCGTTTGGGGCAAGATTGTGGGATCACTGTGTGCCATTGCTGGTGTGCTGACAATCGCACTGCCGGTGCCGGTTATCGTCagtaattttaattacttCTATCACCGCGAAACGGACCAGGAGGAGATGCAGAGCCAGAACTTTAATCATGTCACTAGTTGTCCATATTTGCCAGGTACACTAG GTCAACACATGAAGAAATCATCGTTGTCCGAGTCCTCATCGGATATGATGGATTTGGATGATGGTGTCGAGTCGACGCCGGGATTAACTGACACACATCCTGGACGTAGTGCGGCAGCGGCTCAGTTTTTGGGagcccagcaacagcagcagcagcaacagcagcagcagcagcagcaactgcagcaacagccagcatcGTCGacgtcgatgtcgatgtcgctCGATAAGCAGCTCCAACAtcccctgcagcagcacccactgcagcagcacccgctacagcagcagccgtacCAGTCGCcgacgcagccgcagccgcagcataaCGGCTTCAAGCAGCAGTCCACAATGAGTGCGAGCGCGGCGGCAACAACGAGTagcgccagcggcagtgggagtgccagcggcagcggcgccaCCACCCTCACCATGAGGCACAATAATGCCCTGGCCGTTAGTATCGAGACCGACGTTTGA
- the LOC117892502 gene encoding potassium voltage-gated channel protein Shaker isoform X8 codes for MHAASNVRSPAEMRHKKKRQKQFVMQDNYRMMSLPKLSSQDEEGGAGHGFGGGPQHFEPIPHDHDFCERVVINVSGLRFETQLRTLNQFPDTLLGDPARRLRYFDPLRNEYFFDRSRPSFDAILYYYQSGGRLRRPVNVPLDVFSEEIKFYELGDQAINKFREDEGFIKEEERPLPDNEKQRKVWLLFEYPESSQAARVVAIISVFVILLSIVIFCLETLPEFKHYKVFNTTTNGTKIEEDEVPDITDPFFLIETLCIIWFTFELTVRFLACPNKLNFCRDVMNVIDIIAIIPYFITLATVVAEEEDTLNLPKAPVSPQDKSSNQAMSLAILRVIRLVRVFRIFKLSRHSKGLQILGRTLKASMRELGLLIFFLFIGVVLFSSAVYFAEAGSENSFFKSIPDAFWWAVVTMTTVGYGDMTPVGVWGKIVGSLCAIAGVLTIALPVPVIVSNFNYFYHRETDQEEMQSQNFNHVTSCPYLPGTLVGQHMKKSSLSESSSDMMDLDDGVESTPGLTDTHPGRSAAAAQFLGAQQQQQQQQQQQQQQLQQQPASSTSMSMSLDKQLQHPLQQHPLQQHPLQQQPYQSPTQPQPQHNGFKQQSTMSASAAATTSSASGSGSASGSGATTLTMRHNNALAVSIETDV; via the exons GTCTTTGCCCAAATTGAGCAGTCAAGACGAAGAAGGGGGGGCTGGTCATGGCTTTGGTGGCGGACCGCAACACTTTGAACCCATTCCTCACGATCATGATTTCTGTGAAAGAGTCGTTATAAAT GTAAGCGGGCTGAGGTTTGAGACACAACTACGTACGCTTAATCAATTCCCGGACACGCTGCTCGGGGATCCGGCTCGGAGATTACGGTACTTTGACCCGCTTagaaatgaatatttttttgaCCGTAGTCGACCGAGCTTCGATGCGATTTTATACTATTATCAGAGTG GAGGCCGACTACGGAGACCGGTCAATGTCCCTTTAGACGTATTTAGTgaagaaataaaattttatGAATTAGGTGATCAAGCAATTAATAAATTCAG AGAGGATGAAGGCTTTATTAAAGAGGAAGAAAGACCATTACCGGATAAtgagaaacaaagaaaagtctGGCTGCTCTTCGAGTATCCAGAGAGTTCACAAGCCGCCAGAGTTGTAGCCATAATTAGTGTATTTGTTATATTGCTATCAATTGTTATATTTTGTCTAGAAACATTACCCGAATTTAAGCATTACAAG GTGTtcaatacaacaacaaatggcacaaaaaTCGAGGAAGACGAGGTGCCTGACATCACAGATCCTTTCTTCCTTATAGAAACGTTATGTATTATTTGGTTTACATTTGAACTAACTGTCAG GTTCCTCGCATGTccgaacaaattaaatttctgcaGGGATGTCATGAATGTTATCGACATAATCGCCATCATTCCGTACTTTATAACACTAGCGACTGTCGTTGCCGAAGAGGAGGATACGTTAAATCTTCCAAAAGCGCCAGTCAGTCCACAG GACAAGTCATCGAATCAGGCTATGTCCTTGGCAATATTACGAGTGATACGATTAGTTCGAGTATTTCGAATATTTAAGTTATCTAGGCATTCGAAGGGTTTACAAATATTAGGACGAACTCTGAAAGCCTCAATGCGGGAATTAGGTTTActtatatttttcttatttatag GCGTCGTACTCTTCTCATCGGCGGTTTATTTTGCGGAAGCTGGAAGCGAAAATTCCTTCTTCAAGTCCATACCCGATGCATTTTGGTGGGCGGTCGTCACCATGACCACCGTTGGATATGGTGACATGAC ACCCGTCGGCGTTTGGGGCAAGATTGTGGGATCACTGTGTGCCATTGCTGGTGTGCTGACAATCGCACTGCCGGTGCCGGTTATCGTCagtaattttaattacttCTATCACCGCGAAACGGACCAGGAGGAGATGCAGAGCCAGAACTTTAATCATGTCACTAGTTGTCCATATTTGCCAGGTACACTAG TAGGTCAACACATGAAGAAATCATCGTTGTCCGAGTCCTCATCGGATATGATGGATTTGGATGATGGTGTCGAGTCGACGCCGGGATTAACTGACACACATCCTGGACGTAGTGCGGCAGCGGCTCAGTTTTTGGGagcccagcaacagcagcagcagcaacagcagcagcagcagcagcaactgcagcaacagccagcatcGTCGacgtcgatgtcgatgtcgctCGATAAGCAGCTCCAACAtcccctgcagcagcacccactgcagcagcacccgctacagcagcagccgtacCAGTCGCcgacgcagccgcagccgcagcataaCGGCTTCAAGCAGCAGTCCACAATGAGTGCGAGCGCGGCGGCAACAACGAGTagcgccagcggcagtgggagtgccagcggcagcggcgccaCCACCCTCACCATGAGGCACAATAATGCCCTGGCCGTTAGTATCGAGACCGACGTTTGA